TGCAGGTCTGACCTACCTACCGGTTGGAGCACAGCTGGACTGTGTGGCTGGGGCCTGACATTGAGCTGTAGGGAAACTGAACTGTGGGAACCTCTGGTGAGAAGCCggtgccctgccccaccctggaGCTTCAAATAAAGAGCTTTTTACCCGCTCTTGCCTGGTGCTGCCCTGATGGAGACAGGAATGTGAGGTTGGGGAGGGAAGGTCAGACAGGCATAGTATCCTAGTCCTGAGGCAGAAATGACCAGAATGCACTCACACCTTCCTTGGGCCACCTTTACTGTGCCCACGGAGACAGCTCCGAGAGTAGGTGAACACTATGGAGCAAGGAAGTAGAGATGGGGGACAGGAGTTAGAGCGGCCCCCGTGTGGGGGTGTAGGGCTCCTGCATCCCTCTGGGATCTGAGCCTAGAAGGCTCAGGCAGAGTCCGGCAAGTGCCTCAATGGAAGCGGTACTTTCTGGCAGGTTTGAGGTTGATGTATGTGGCCTTCATCTCCTCTGCCTCAGGGTTCCGCATATCTTTGAATCGCTCCCCTTTGGTGCTCACTACTTGGTTGTCAATGTATCGGATCAGCTTCTTGGGAGCCTGTCAGGCAATCAGGCAGTGAATGACAGAAGCCAGGAGCCAGTCCCATCCACTCTACAACCCAGCAGCCCCAACACTCTCACCTCTTTTGGAGCCATGGGCCGGTGAATCTTCTCATCCTCTGCACTATCCACCATCATGTACCTGCCAAAAACTGGCTGGATGAGGCTCCTGCCACCCTGGGAAGATCCTCCAGGGCCTGGCCCAGGCCagaccagcccagcccagcccaaacCAGCCCAGACTCACTTCTGCAGGATGAAGGACTTCAGGTCATCCTTTTGGGGGCCTCTGAGACGCCTGGGCAGATCCTACAGAGAAGGGAGGCTCGGTCTAGGCCCAAAGGCACCAGCAAGGGAAACAGATAGGTAGGGATGGGGCTTAACACCAAGGAGGAATGTAGCTGAGGCTACGTGGGGGAGAGGGGCCTGGGAGAAGATACCTGATTGGGGCCATCCCAGGCTGGAggcccctcttccttcccctctacCAGCATCTGCACAGCTTCTTCTAAGTCCCCCCGAGCTTTGGCCAGCACCCACTGGGCCTGCTCCACTGAACAGGTAGGGAACACCTCCAGGAGTACATCTACCCCTGGCAGCAGCTCCTCCTCAGTGCCGGCTGCCTGTGAGCAGAAATGTTGACAACAAGCAgtacttcctcctttcccaccctcTAGGTCCCTCACTGGTACCCCCCTCTACCAGTACCTCATCTTGGGTGTCCCCAGCATCAGCAGTAGAAGACCTGGTCTCTTCTTTGAGCTTTTCAGGCCATTGCATGGGCTCTGGGGAGATGGGCACCTGACCTTGGACACCAGAGCTCTGTGGTTGCAGATTCTCttaaagaggcagagagagcatcAGGTTTGCCAAGGCTTTGGATGGGTGGGGTTATGAATCACCCAAGTATCCAGAGCCCCAGACTCACCCTTGTTCCGGGCATCACTCAGCTGCCCTGAGAGCTTCTGCATCATGTCCCCTATTGTGCCCCTGAAAAGACAAGGAGGGTAGTGAGAAGACATCTCTGCCTAACCCCCACAATCAGACAGCCCCCCAACTCCTCTTGGCCCCAGCCAGGCCCCACCTGGGGATGTGGGCGAAGCCAGGTACATAGGCCTCCATCATTTCAGCGAAGGCCTCCATATCGAAGTTCTCCTCTGATGGGCCTGAGGGGCCCAGGTCCTCCAATACCCCGAGCACATAGGAGAAGATGACCTCATCCAAACCACTGCAGGAAGAGTACAGGACAAGCCCTGGGTAGGACACTGGACACCTCCAGCACCTCCACCTAGCCCAAGACTCCAGCCCTCAGCTTCATGGGGTCCATGAGTCAGACCTCAATCCTTAAGGCCAGAGAGTATCCCATCCTCTCTCAAAGCTTTGGTATCCCATCTGTCCAACCAAGGTGACAGTGACAGAAAGAGAGGTAAGGGCATCTCA
Above is a genomic segment from Cynocephalus volans isolate mCynVol1 chromosome 7, mCynVol1.pri, whole genome shotgun sequence containing:
- the CUEDC2 gene encoding CUE domain-containing protein 2 isoform X2; its protein translation is MEAFAEMMEAYVPGFAHIPRGTIGDMMQKLSGQLSDARNKENLQPQSSGVQGQVPISPEPMQWPEKLKEETRSSTADAGDTQDEAAGTEEELLPGVDVLLEVFPTCSVEQAQWVLAKARGDLEEAVQMLVEGKEEGPPAWDGPNQDLPRRLRGPQKDDLKSFILQKYMMVDSAEDEKIHRPMAPKEAPKKLIRYIDNQVVSTKGERFKDMRNPEAEEMKATYINLKPARKYRFH
- the CUEDC2 gene encoding CUE domain-containing protein 2 isoform X1, whose translation is MELERIVSAALLAFVQTHLPEADLSGLDEVIFSYVLGVLEDLGPSGPSEENFDMEAFAEMMEAYVPGFAHIPRGTIGDMMQKLSGQLSDARNKENLQPQSSGVQGQVPISPEPMQWPEKLKEETRSSTADAGDTQDEAAGTEEELLPGVDVLLEVFPTCSVEQAQWVLAKARGDLEEAVQMLVEGKEEGPPAWDGPNQDLPRRLRGPQKDDLKSFILQKYMMVDSAEDEKIHRPMAPKEAPKKLIRYIDNQVVSTKGERFKDMRNPEAEEMKATYINLKPARKYRFH